GGTAGCTCCCATTTCTACCGGCGTCTCAGCGGTATCAAACGCGGTATGTATTCTTCCTCCTACCCGATCTCTGGCCTCTAAAATTTTAAAAGGAATTTCTTTTTGCTGTAAACGGTATCCTGTTAACAACCCACTTAAACCCGCACCTATTATTAGTATCATCTAGTAAAATTAAGGAAGCTTAGGTTTAGTTGTAGTTAAAAAAACAAAAGTATTGTCAGATTGAAAATTCTCTAGTTTATGTACTCTTCACATCCTAATCCGTATTAATATCATTTGCTTCTAAGATCTCATTAAATTGTGCTTCATTACCTGCTTCTTTCATTTCAGCATAAATAATACGCATCACTTTTTCAGCATCTGCTCTGTAGGGCGATTTAAGTTCAATATAGCGCTTATAGGCCTTACACATTGCCTCAAGCCCTTTCTCATATTCATTTAGTTTCAGTGCATAAATGGTTCCTATACCGTAAAATACCTCAGGATTACTGGCATCTATTGCTGCCAGACGTTCATACGATTTTAGAGCGTTGGTGTAGTCTTCTTTATACTGATAAACGATGGCAATATTTTGTAAGGGCATCAAACCATAGGGATCAACTTTTAGCGAGCTTTCATAAGCTGCGATTGCTTCGTCAAATTTGTTGAGCTTTCTATACATCAATCCCAGATTGTCCCAAGCAAAAGCAAAATCAGGATCTTCTTTGACTGCTTTTTCAAAATAGGCGGCAGCCTTCGCAAATTCTTCATTTTCTGAAGCATCGACACCATCAACATAATACATATAGGCTTTGCGATTTTCAGACAGTGATTTATCGCTTTGTTTGTCATTACTTGTAATCGTCTCTTTTAAAGCCATACAATTTTGCATCATATAACGCTCTACTGTATAATAATAATCTTTGTATTCATCAGACTCCTTATTTGTATTTATAACAATATCTATTT
The sequence above is a segment of the Leeuwenhoekiella sp. MAR_2009_132 genome. Coding sequences within it:
- a CDS encoding tetratricopeptide repeat protein: MKKTLLILTVMFGFFAAFAQEEDGSQQDILLSQLSKNACECIDAISTYDKHRAEVALEINKCLDELAGVYQMGSKFQNINPDKDAVVSEDGKQKIDIVINTNKESDEYKDYYYTVERYMMQNCMALKETITSNDKQSDKSLSENRKAYMYYVDGVDASENEEFAKAAAYFEKAVKEDPDFAFAWDNLGLMYRKLNKFDEAIAAYESSLKVDPYGLMPLQNIAIVYQYKEDYTNALKSYERLAAIDASNPEVFYGIGTIYALKLNEYEKGLEAMCKAYKRYIELKSPYRADAEKVMRIIYAEMKEAGNEAQFNEILEANDINTD